DNA from Doryrhamphus excisus isolate RoL2022-K1 chromosome 19, RoL_Dexc_1.0, whole genome shotgun sequence:
CTTACACTTACTGGCCAGCAGGAGGTTCTCGGGCTggacaacaacacaaagcatGTTAGCTCAGTAGCGCTAGATAGCAAATACGAACTTTGCAGCAAGtcaagctaatgctagcaggcTACCTAGCTTGTAAAGAGCAAAACAACTCTGCTCAAAGCTGGGCTTCAATTagcgctagcatgctaacgccaCGCTTTCAACACATGGCAGGACAACAGTTAAGTTTCCACCGTAAACCCCGCCCTCTTCCTGTTCTGATGTTGCAAGCCACGCCCCGCATTACACACactataatttttatttttatgaggtTTAACTTGGAATGATGACAAATACATTTCTGAAGCACAACatatgctaacatatgctagcTGCTGGTGTCCTTAAATGTATTGTTATGGGGGTGCACCATAATCATACCGATACATCTggtaacattaaaaatagctcagatgATGGGTCGATTAAAAGGTTTGCATACTCGGGGCGTGTGCcggaatacagtgcaccttgctgggccacagcaggtgggtCCTCCCCCTGCACACCCTGCTTGTCCTAGTAGTTCAGGTACGGTTGGTCAACTCCTCCTGTGTTTTCCGTTTTCAGACAAGCTCAGCACGCAAGTGCACGTGCACAGACATGCCGGAAAGAGCGCACGCACTCACCTTGAGGTCCCTGTGGACCACGCCCATCTGATGGCAGTGCAGCACCGCCTCCAGGATCTGCTGGATGCAATGGCTGCATGCAGACAGCAGGGGGAGCCGGTTAGTCAGGCATGCACAGGCGAGCAGGGACCCACATGGCGCTCAGCATCAGTTGCATCGTGAGTCAGCCGGAGTGGGCGTGTTGTGTCTaaccctcccctccctcccaaCAAGGCGTTTCATTGAAGAGCAGCACCTTGCATGACCATGAACAAGTACGACACAAACGCGGTGTCATTCTCATGCGCTCCCTCGCCCAAACATTCCACTTCCAACCCTTTTCCTTGAAACCCTGTGCAACAAGATTCCCGCAGGAAAAGCCAGAATGCAGGGACAAAAAGACGGATAGACAGCAGGCACAAACGAGGACGATGCACAACAGGAAGGATaatgagacacaaacacaccttgAGGTCCCTGTGCACTAtgttgtgttggtgtgtgtacGACACGCTGTCTACAATCTGATGGATGCAATGACTGTGGAGacaagaccacacacacacacacacacacacacaccttcaggAGCACAGCTAGCATGATAGGCAGGGttgccgtaaaaaaaaaaaaaagcatttaccggtttaccaccttccaaatacaatttttaacatgattagagccctctagacaggctATAACACCTCTACAATCAGCTTTACACTCAAAATAtgcaatacagtagacataataagagacaatatgGCACTTTAAGGGCTGCGCGGTGATGCACCgaatggttagcacacaggccacacagctaggagacctgggtttgatggCGATGGTAGTGATGTGGTGGTGGTTTTAGAATGTTTAGAACGttttaggagtgtaaaggtgactataggggtgtaatatactaatattaaaaagtgtatttagaaggtaaacCGGTTTTACATacttaatatgtattatattctCTTATATATCGaatatattggttaataggagtgtaaaggtgactataggggtgttatttcatgtctagagggctctaatgtggTTGTagacaggttttccatgcttaaTCTGTATTATAATCTCTTATTGTGCAGACTAccatgggtaataggagtgtaaaagtgactgtaggggttgtatttcatgtctagagggctttactaatattaaaaatgtatttggaggGTGGTAAACTGGTTTTACATACTTAGTGTATTATATTCTCTTATGTATCTaatatattaggtaataggagtgtaaaggtgactataggggtgttatttcatgtctagagggctctaataatgtggtTGTAGACAGGTTTTACATGATTAATCTGTATTGTATTctcttatgtcgactatatggggtaataggagtgtaaaagtaacagtaggggtgttatttcatgtctagagggctctaataatgtggttgtagacaggttttccatgcttaaTTGTATaatctcttattatgtcgattatattgggtaataggagagtaaaggtgactgtaggggtgttatgtcatgtcaagtgggctctaataacgttaaaatgcatatttagaaggttgtaaacaggttttccatgcttaaTGTATTCCATGCTTCAGGAATCCTACGGTGGAAAACCACTTGGGTCTTGAACTGATTAACTATTAACGATTAGCTATAAACGAAGGATTACTGTAAAGAAATATGTCATATTAGTAGAAGACGTCTGAGAAATGAGCCTTTGGATTGGTTTGGGGCATGATCATGCAGGTAACCATGTGATCTCTCAGGTAACAACTGTATTGATGAAACATTTCAGGTTAACAAAAGGCATATTCTTAGCATAAGCATTCATTATAAAGATGATTATACTCAATATCTGCTGTTAGATTGATATCTGATaatcagctgtcaatcatcacccccccccccccttctcccagGTACCTCCCAAGTCAAATTGATTTAAGTGTTCCTCCTGACGGGGCTGCGGCGTGGCCGTGTAAGGCCGCCGCGTGCCTGTCCATGCTTCTGGTGGGAAAGCCCACCAGCtccttcatcatcatcttcatccctTCACTACAATGTGCTGCAGAGGAAGTTGGCTGGACCGCTGCAGAGGCTGCGTGCacatatgtgcatgtgtgtgtgtgtgtgtgtgtgtgtgtgggaggggggtgtgggggggggggttagattACCTGGCATCCGCCTCGCTGTAGTACTCTCTGGCTACAATGTCTTCAAAGAGCTCACCTCCTGTCACCCTGAGggaagaagatgatgaaggtCACATCTGCACGTTTCcttctttacacacacacacacacacacacaggaggggGATGTCCTCATTGGGGGGAAACCCCAACTGCAGGATTCACTCTGGctgggttgccatggagactgACTCCAGTGCGGGGGAGTGTGCGCTAAAGCGGTAGCTGCAAGGAGggaggtgttggggggggggggggggggggttatgtaaGTGGGGGGGATTGGgagggggtgttgggggggctATCGCTCAGGATGGCAGCAGATGCAGACAGCtgaagagaagaggaggaggagtgtaTGACATAgaaagagggaaggaaggaagcaaggaaggaagcaaggaagcaaatGCAGACAGCtgaagagaagaggaggagtgtatgacagaaggaaggaaaaaaggaaggaagaaagcaGTGAATAAAGCAAGGAAGGACGCAAGGAAGAAAGCAATGAagaaagcaaggaaggaagcaaggaagcaagcaagcaaggaagcaacTCACAGGTCAAAGAGAAGGTAGTGGAAGCCCTCCTCAGAGATGCTGTCATGGAGTCGAACTAGAGGAAACACCTTGGTTTAGGAACCTTTGACTGCTTTTCCCACTTACACCCTGCTTCTCTGATGGCATGGCTGACATGACATGATACGCGGCCCTCCGTCGGCGTAGAAGGCCGACAAGAAGGTGAAGAGGAAGGTGGAGGTTCTCACCGATGTTGGAGTGTTTGAGTAGCCTGCAGATcctggcctctctctccaacTTCTGATGGTCTGCACAAAGACAACATCTCACGTTGAGCACATACAAAGAAACCTGGAGAGGAACCGATACCAGGAGGAAAACCAGAGGAGAAGAATGGAACACACaacattatgtgtgtgtgtgtgtgtgccaaaatatgAGCTGTCAATCAACCTCTGCTGCCATCACATTTAGCCTCATTAGCACGTGTATGTCGTTGAAGATGAAGGAGACAAGGTGAGCAAGGCTACATGAGAGGGAgcggaaaggaaggaagaatcATCAGCGAAGATGTTTAAACAGGCGGTAAAATATGCATCATGTGACACATGCACGCACCACGTGCGCACTGGGGggtctcacctctggcagacaGCTTCTTGGTGTTGATGATTTTGGCGGCATACTCTTGGCCCGTGAGCACTTTGACACAGCGGCgcaccacagaaaaggctcccCTGAGGAACAAGGCAGGAGATAGGTCAGCTTGCTCAGCATCTCGGGGGCGTGACGGACATCAGAATTGCCTTGCAGGGCCTGTGGGAGTCTCAAACACAAgatgggcggggggggggggggggtctaggAAGCCTAACGGAAGCTTTGTCATTGCTGAAAAGCTAATTTTATCTCCTCAAAGCATCGTTATGCAATGACAGCCTCTCATGAGCCCCTTGAACACATCATACAAGACGAGTAGGCTTGACTCCCCAGTGCTAACTTGGAGCGTTCACTGGCCCTTATTGCTGGGATTCAAACCTCTTTACATGACAAATCAGCCACACCGCCACCAGCCGCTAGGGGGAGATTGTTTTTAAGTTATTTGACAGAGAAAAGTTATTTGATACCATATAATTCAATTATATTGTCGAATACCAACAAAATCGTAATTATCCATTAATGAGGCACTACAGCTCCCAGAAAGCACTGCGAAGTCACGGAGCTCCCCGCTCCTCTGTTGGAAGACTCGTTAGCAGTCACGTAACTCGTATAAACTCAAATTTAAGTAGTACATTTAGCAAAAATAATCAGTGGCGTATGATTAAGATTCGAACCAAACATTAGAATGTACATATTTGTGGTGTAACCTGCGTCTGTGATACACAAAGGCTAACTCGGTCCGGGTTGCTAGCTTCAGGTTATTTAAGCCATTGCCTCGGATTTACCTCAACCAGGAAGTACGGTGGTCTTGAAGGGACAAAACACGTTAAACGCATCAAATGTGATACTTTGTAATGTTTTACATAATTACACGTGACTTGTCTAAAAGTTAAGCTAATGCTGTAGCTCGCGTTCCATTGACTGAAGGCTGACAACAGCAAAGTATAGTCTGTTTAACATCGCAATTCAGCGTTGTTGGAAGAATCAATGAGCGCCACGAAAGCCAACGTGAAGTGACGTCACCACAACACAGTTAACAGCTGAAGTTGTAATGTTCACACTGCGGAGCTGTGGAAAGAAAAGAATGTTCCTGCGAGGCCAACATGCCCACGCACAACCTGACGTCCACTTTGGATGGCGCCAATCAGCATCGTCACCATCGGCAACATTCAGTCACTTCCACATGTCAATCAAACACCGGCATGGCCCTCCCTGTTGGGGGCGATGGGAACCTGAGCCGAGCCGTACAGCCCCAAAAAATAAAGTatgacagaaaaagaaaaaaaacttacttGCCGAGCTCCTCGTACAGCTGGAACTCGTCCGTGAAGCGCGTGCACGTGGTGGTTGCCATGATGCTTCCGGTCCGGACGTGGTTCTGCTGGCTGATGCCGAGTCCTAATGAGCGGCGCGTCGCAACCGACTGGAGAAGACTTCAGGACCAGGCCCCGcccacctcacacacacacgcgcggtCGTCGAGGGTCTTCCCTGTTGGCAGCACATCCACATCAGCAGTATCGtcattacaaaatgtaaatgttggcattttagtGATAACTGCAGCAGcatcacttttaaaaataaagccattaacttgaaacggggggggggggttattgacGCATGCGCAGTGGTGGCGTCAACAATTTCCACATCGTCACTCACTCAATGGTTTCAGTGACAGGAGGAGTGAGTACCCTTCTCGCgattagacaatctttgacggTTTTTTTCTTCGCTCTGTGAAGCCCAAGCTCGCGAAGGTAGAAATGAAGTTTGAAAACctcttaaaatatgttttttctaaaACGTTTGAGCCTTGGGAAACATTCGTCTTTGTGTAAAAAGCTCCCGAAATAGCGATCTCAAACGTCCCCAAATGAATTGTTTTGAATGTGTTTGTAAAGTTGGTGTGATGTAGCTGTTAGCTATCGCGTGTTTTGGCTAGCTACTCGTGTTTAGCATATTTAATGTACATTTCTAGATAGTAATTGTATTCTCTGTGTGTTAGTtaccacacacatacatgcaagaCAACGAAAGCTTGACTGAAGCAAGAAAAGTAAGCATTGTGGACGGAGTTTCCTTTATTGGTTACATTTAGCTGTAACCAGCTTAATGGCTATCCAGCCGCATACAGTCATGTATTGAGGACAGCAAACTCCTCTCTGGTTCAAACCTGGCTTGCACTCCTTACGATGGAGACCCCTTGTAGACACATCACCGTCCCTGTTGTCACCTGAAGGTTCATTCATTGATAGCTAATAATCCTACCCTAGAATCAAGTGTTAGCTGATATGGAATATTAGCATGTTGATTGGTCTCTTCCAAAATGGCGGCGCGCACAGGCTCTCCCTTCCAgtgcttttttgtttattttatttttttgtctcttggagaaaaaaaacaagcaacttCGTGAGCAGGTTTACTGGAACCTAAATACGTAAAGTATCAAGTaaatgattgattttattttgattgcATCTTGTTGTTCTTATTGTcacatatatgtatttatttattaaatcgAATTAAAACTTTTTCTTCATTCTAGTAGTTGGTAtcacaacacaaaacattgcaatattttcatgggCTTTGGCTTTTATCATCAGACCAGCATCCCACCCTGGTGAACAGGTTAGTCCCAGCATAACACCACCATCATGCCAGCATCCAAACAGTTTACAGTATGTTGGTCTTGCTGGTCTCACCAGCATACCACGTCTATCCTTGTTTTACTGGCATCCCATGCTGGTAGGCTGCTCCACCACACCAGCAGAGACAAAAAGGTAGGGGGGACACCCTGctggaaaaaacagcatagaccagacCTAGGAAAACACAGCGtatgctggtcttgctggtcatgctgtttttttcagcaaGGGTATTTTCAGTTTGTTGAAACGTAGGACATCACAACAATAACGTGCACTAAATGTTGCATTACTGTACGCCGATTTATTGCATTCAAAGTAAGAATGGGCGCTGACTTTAAACATCATTGACACCTAGTGGCAAGAGACAACATTACATGTCTTTCACACATATTACttacattaactaacattactTAAAGTTTCCATTCAGGTGGTTCCTTGTTTAAATTCCTGCCTGACCCGCAGGGAGCCAGTCCAGAAAGCAGTCAAAGCAATCCAGTACATTAGAATCTACCAACGATAGCGGAGAACTTCATGCGGTTATCCTCTATTGTTAATAAGTGTTGGGATACTTACAACCGATACACAGGCACATCTAAAAAAGGGAATATCATTTCAGGCTGTGAACGCCATATACACATTCATTACACTTAGTGAAACGTTTATTTTAAACGtttatttcttgaaatgttGATGATTGTGGCTTATGGATGATAAAGCCAAAATGCAGTGTCTCAGAAAATGGGAATATTGTGGTGTCACACCCTAATCAGCTCATGACGTCCTGACTTTAAATGCTCCCTCAGTCTgggtcaggggtcagcaaccctcGGCttcagagccgcatgtggctcccTTTACaatgctcaatttttttttaaatgcacgtctttgtaatgagttttttaAAATctaactttgtgtgagaccatgaatgcatccagGCTGAGTTCgcctgctgattggatgagcagacaagatggaggacaaaagtcatacttttccagagctatttgacatttaaaaaatatatattagacataatttttaaaaaatagcatcATGGCAACTTGTTTGTAAACAAATCAGGTCAGTTTACAGTAattgacacatacatttatatacgtttatctccaatactagcaagagtactccatcaactggccttttcttatctgaactacttcgATAGCCCAAAGTTCCCTCCAAAGGTGTCGGCCAAAACGGTGGGAGACTCCTGATTGGCTCAGCATGTGATCTCTTCCCAGCCGTTGGTCGCCAGCTAAAAGAAACAGGCCGCCATCAAAGCAACCTGGACTTCCATTCCACCCGAGCAGGCCACACGGCGATGGCTTCCACGCCACGCTCCATtgatgaaagggggggggggcaaccagCTATTAATGGCTGCATGGAAATCAACACTTTTCACAATTCCGACatcttatgtcatattttctgatGCACTGCATTTTGGCTTTTCATGATCTATAAGCCACAATCATCAACGTTTCACTCTGTGGATATTTGGCTCTTCTGAATTCTGAAATGAATATTGAACTTTTTcattatattcttattttttcagATGTACCTGTACCTCCCGTGACATTTACAAGATGagtaattaagtaattaatgtagtaataaaaaaaaacaacctataGCCAGCGAAAACCAAGGTTTTTATCTTGTGGTTGAATTACTGAGCGCCCACAGCGCCACCAGTGGACAAATGTATATTACACCCGCAGTGCTTTAGCTAGCACTACCATTGGACATGATTGGGAAACTAGGGTGCGGCTTTAATTCCAATGCCAACTtttcactttgaaaaaaaaaaaagtgtaaactTGACTTTTTAATTCGAGTTTGTCCAACTTTAAATGCCACACGTTTACATCATAACCTTGGTGGTCTTACTGAAGACCAAGGTATGTGGTGCAATGCTCCATTAAAGCATGCTGGGAGGAAGCAGTAGTTTGTGTTGCATGTTGGGAAGTAGCAAGTTAGAAAAAGTCTGTCTACTCTACCCTAAGCTAAGCTAATATTggtggaggtcagaggtcagaggcTGTGCTGGTGCATCTGCTGCTGCAAGGTGTGCAGCATGTGCTGCATCCTCCTCATCTGATGAGAGAGAGAGCACACCGTTCAGCATCTTCATCCTCACATCATGAACACCTTCATGGCTCACCTGCTCGTCCTTCTTCTTCCTCGCCTCATCTGAGGACAGAGacggaggggggagggggctcTCCGCCCGCTGCTCTGCCGCCATCTTGCTGCAACACAGCGAGTCGTGCGTTGTTAGCGTGCTGCGCTTTACCGGCGGGACTTGATGCGTGTCACCTGTTCATGGCGCTGATGAAGCGTGCTCTGAAGCTCTCGTAGTGAAGGTCGCAGGTCAGGTCCTTGAGGTCGTGCATGTGCGTTTGGATCAGCATGGTCCTCAGCTTGACAAAGTCACAATGACTCGGGTTCTCCActacacacacgtacatgtcAAGGTATGTAAAAGGGGAGGTGAACAGTAAAGGGAAGTGGGCGGGGCCTAACCCTCCACAAAGCCCCAGGGGTACATCCTCCCTCGCAGTCGCTGCCCTCTGACCTCCACTACCGTGTTGCTGCCTATCACGGCGAAGGGCATGCTGACCTACACCACAGACCAAAGATCAAAGGACTAAAGGGTTAAAGGTCAAAGGTGGACCTCACCTTCAGCTCTTCCTGCTTggagtcgtcgtcgtcgtccgaGTCGCCGTGTAGAAACTGATAGACTTTGATGTCGTGTGCGTCCATCTCGTCCCTCAGCTGCACGCGGGACAAACACCGTGCTTGCATTGCTAACGTTAGCACAGGTCAGAGGTCGTTTGTCTGTTGTTTACCTTGCCTTTCAGCGCTTTGGTTTCGCCGGGTGTGAGCACGTCCGCCTTGGCGATCAGAGGAACGATGCTGACCTTCTCTTGCAGCGCCTTCATGAACGCCACGTCCACCGGACGCAGCCTGCAACAACCGCAATGTCAGCCCGTGTCTCGCGGCAACGCCGAGAAGGCGAGGGGTTGTTACCCGTGTCCGAAGGGGGGCAGGAAGTAGAGACAGCAGTGGACGCGATTGTCTTCGATCTTCTTCCTGTTTGGCCCGCTCTCATCGCAGAAATACTGAAAAAACTGATCATCCACATACTCACACACCCGCCTCCAACtacgtacgcacacacacacacacacacacagtgggctCATCATGTATGAGAATAACAAAGGTAACAGCGCCCCTTGAGTCCAGCAAACGTCACTACAGCCTAACTTGACCTTAGCTTACCTTCCATGCatagacaaaagtattgggacaccacCTGGAAGTTAGGACTTCCTGTTTACTGTCTTTCTATTGATTGGTTGGCAGGagctgtgtcccaatactttagtCCGAACAGGAAGGAAGCAGCAGGTTGCGCGTGTCCAACATTTCtacagtcattttctaccgcttatcctcaccagcatgctggagcctatcccagctgtcttggggcgagaggcgcggtccaccctggactggcatgttaacctagcatgtttttggaatgggggaggggaaacccacacacacatggggagaacatgcaaactctacacagagctaaccgagggtggaatcgaactctcgtctcctagttgtgaggcctgcgcactaaccactcgctcaccgtgcagccgtgttCCGACATGCTAAGGGAAAATATAGTGTCacatgctgccccctgctggctggAGGTGTGGCTCATGGGCAACATTTCCCCGTCACGTCTGTCAGCGATA
Protein-coding regions in this window:
- the septin5b gene encoding septin 5b — encoded protein: MVAGESGLGKSTLVNSLFLTDLHKDRKLLNAEERIHQTVDIIKHTVDIEEKGVKLRLTIVDTPGFGDAVNNADCWRRVCEYVDDQFFQYFCDESGPNRKKIEDNRVHCCLYFLPPFGHGLRPVDVAFMKALQEKVSIVPLIAKADVLTPGETKALKGKLRDEMDAHDIKVYQFLHGDSDDDDDSKQEELKVSMPFAVIGSNTVVEVRGQRLRGRMYPWGFVEVENPSHCDFVKLRTMLIQTHMHDLKDLTCDLHYESFRARFISAMNSKMAAEQRAESPLPPPSLSSDEARKKKDEQMRRMQHMLHTLQQQMHQHSL